One window from the genome of Nicotiana sylvestris chromosome 9, ASM39365v2, whole genome shotgun sequence encodes:
- the LOC138878331 gene encoding uncharacterized protein translates to MDVIGPIDPTASNGHRFILVAIDYFRKCVEAASYIAVTKKNVADFVKDRIVCRFGVPKSIITDNAANINRYRTTVRISTGTTPYMLVYGTDAVTPTEVEIPSLKIIQEAELSDAEWIRSRYEQLALIDGKRMNAVCHDQLYQNRMSRAFNKRVKPRQFAPGQLVLKKIFPHQDEAKGKFSPNWQGPYMVHRVLIGGTLILAEMDGEAWPKPINSKAVKRYCARLFTFPHLM, encoded by the exons atggatgttattggtccgattgatcccactgcttcaaatggacataggtttattctggtagccattgattacttcaggAAATgtgtagaggctgcatcttacatagctgtaaccaagaaaaacgtcgcagattttgtcaaagatcgaattgtttgccgattcggtgTTCCCAAatccattattactgataatgccgccaatatcaaca GATACCGTACCACGGTTCGCATATCAACCGGgacaactccctacatgctggtttatggcaCCGATGCTGTCACCCCAaccgaggtggagattccttctttaaaaatcatacaggaagctgaacttagCGACGCAGAGTGGATAAGAAGTCGTTATGAACAATTAGCCCTTATCgacggaaagaggatgaacgcggtatgtcacgaccaactttatcagaatagaatgtccagagctttcaacaaaagggtcaaaccaagacagttcgcacctgGGCAGctagtattgaagaaaatcttcccacatcaagatgaagccaaagggaaattctctcccaactggcaaggtccgtacatggttcatagggtaCTAATAGGAGgaacactcatacttgcagaaatggacggagaagcctggccaaaaccaatcaattcaaaaGCTGTTAAGAGATACTGTGCTAGATTATTCACATTTCCTCATTTAATGTAA